A window from Nitrospira sp. ND1 encodes these proteins:
- the pssA gene encoding CDP-diacylglycerol--serine O-phosphatidyltransferase, with protein sequence MKSPAMRAPFAKGNRKRQAMYLIPNLCTTGNLFCGVFAILSVFNGQHLVAAIAILVGMIFDMLDGKLARLTNSTGQFGIEYDSLSDVVSFGVAPGVLIYSYALSGQGMFGVAVMFAYVAMGAVRLARFNATVSTSDSKYFTGLAIPAAAGVIASLVIFDLHITQMGSEVKPLLILVITFALAFLMVSTIKYRSFKDMKFRRGDHFTYLVWGILALMLIVAWPQAMLFVTFTGYAVSGPLARLWTMVSKSAGKPVAKTDTPVLDSRE encoded by the coding sequence ATGAAATCACCGGCCATGCGAGCTCCGTTTGCGAAGGGCAATCGAAAGCGACAGGCCATGTATCTGATCCCGAACCTCTGCACGACGGGAAATCTGTTCTGCGGCGTGTTCGCGATCCTGTCGGTGTTTAACGGGCAGCATCTGGTGGCAGCCATCGCCATTCTGGTCGGCATGATTTTCGACATGTTGGACGGGAAGTTGGCCCGACTGACGAACAGTACCGGCCAGTTCGGCATCGAGTATGATTCTCTTTCCGACGTGGTGTCGTTCGGGGTCGCACCTGGCGTGCTGATTTATTCCTATGCGCTGAGCGGCCAGGGCATGTTCGGGGTCGCAGTGATGTTTGCCTATGTGGCCATGGGGGCGGTTCGCCTGGCCCGGTTCAATGCGACGGTGAGCACCTCCGACAGCAAATACTTCACGGGCTTGGCTATTCCTGCCGCAGCCGGTGTCATTGCGTCGTTGGTGATCTTCGATCTGCACATCACCCAGATGGGCTCGGAAGTGAAGCCGCTGTTGATCCTCGTGATCACGTTCGCGCTGGCGTTCTTGATGGTCAGCACGATCAAGTATCGCAGCTTCAAGGACATGAAGTTCCGGCGTGGGGATCATTTCACCTATCTGGTGTGGGGGATTCTTGCGCTGATGCTGATTGTCGCCTGGCCGCAGGCGATGTTGTTCGTGACGTTTACCGGGTACGCCGTGTCGGGTCCATTGGCGCGTCTGTGGACGATGGTGAGCAAGAGTGCAGGGAAGCCGGTGGCGAAAACGGACACGCCGGTACTCGATTCGAGAGAGTAA
- a CDS encoding phosphatidylserine decarboxylase family protein, with translation MADRAVGIPIVKEGLPFVGGLVGATLLFGAAGWIIPAVIAGGFTLFTAWFFRNPSRTIPQQPNVVVSSGDGKVIAIEEEFEPRYLKEKSLRVTVFLNVFDVHVNRMPCAGTVEGVSYQPGQFLVASKPEATLRNEQNAVMLKTESGAKVLCVQVAGLIARRIVCWVGQGDRVERGERFGLIRFGSRMDTFLPLGSKICVSLGDRVKGGETIVGELR, from the coding sequence ATGGCTGATCGAGCCGTCGGGATACCGATCGTAAAAGAAGGCTTGCCGTTTGTCGGTGGTCTTGTGGGCGCGACGCTGCTGTTCGGAGCGGCCGGTTGGATCATTCCGGCCGTGATTGCTGGCGGGTTCACGCTGTTTACGGCGTGGTTCTTTCGGAACCCGAGTCGGACCATTCCGCAGCAGCCGAATGTGGTGGTGTCGTCGGGGGATGGCAAAGTCATTGCGATTGAGGAAGAGTTCGAGCCGCGCTACCTGAAGGAAAAGAGCCTTCGTGTGACGGTGTTCTTGAACGTCTTCGATGTGCATGTGAACCGGATGCCCTGCGCTGGGACGGTGGAGGGTGTGAGTTACCAGCCCGGCCAGTTTCTCGTGGCGAGCAAGCCGGAGGCGACGCTCAGAAACGAACAGAACGCCGTGATGCTGAAGACGGAGTCAGGGGCGAAAGTGCTATGTGTGCAGGTTGCCGGGCTGATTGCCCGGCGGATCGTGTGCTGGGTCGGGCAGGGTGATCGTGTGGAGCGGGGAGAGCGGTTTGGGCTGATACGGTTTGGGTCGCGGATGGATACCTTCCTTCCGCTCGGCTCGAAGATTTGTGTCTCCTTGGGTGACCGCGTCAAAGGGGGCGAAACCATCGTGGGGGAACTCCGATGA